From one Rhizobium lentis genomic stretch:
- a CDS encoding ABC transporter permease subunit, with amino-acid sequence MSTVTVKTGQPSALAEFWHYFSRNKGAVIGLVVFVVILVVAIFAPVFAPHAPNEQNREVLLAVPSWMEGGHASFPLGTDAVGRDILSRLIYGARFSLFIGVVVVTLSVICGVLIGLVAGYFRGKIDTAIMRLMDIILAFPSLLLALVLVAVLGPGLTNAMIAISLVNQPHFVRLTRASVISEREKEYVIASRVAGAGTLRLMFKTILPNCLGPLIVQATLAFSAAILDAAALGFLGMGAQPPTPEWGTMLAESREFISRAWWVVTFPGLAILITVLAINLMGDGLRDALDPKLKRS; translated from the coding sequence ATGAGCACTGTCACCGTCAAAACCGGTCAGCCATCCGCTCTTGCGGAATTCTGGCATTATTTCTCCCGCAACAAGGGCGCCGTCATCGGCCTCGTTGTCTTCGTCGTGATCCTGGTCGTTGCGATCTTCGCACCGGTCTTTGCTCCGCATGCGCCGAACGAGCAGAATCGAGAGGTGCTGCTCGCCGTGCCGTCGTGGATGGAGGGAGGCCACGCCTCCTTTCCGCTCGGAACGGATGCCGTCGGCCGCGATATTCTCTCGCGGCTGATCTACGGCGCGCGATTCTCGCTCTTCATCGGCGTCGTCGTCGTGACGCTTTCGGTCATATGCGGTGTCCTGATCGGCCTCGTCGCCGGCTATTTCCGCGGCAAGATCGATACCGCCATCATGCGCCTGATGGATATCATCCTCGCCTTCCCGTCGCTGCTGCTCGCGCTCGTGCTGGTGGCGGTGCTCGGTCCTGGCCTTACTAATGCGATGATCGCGATTTCGCTGGTCAACCAGCCGCATTTCGTGCGGCTGACCCGCGCATCGGTCATCTCAGAGCGTGAGAAGGAATATGTGATCGCCTCGCGCGTCGCCGGTGCCGGCACGCTCCGCTTGATGTTCAAAACAATCCTGCCGAACTGTCTCGGGCCGTTGATCGTTCAGGCGACGCTCGCGTTCTCCGCAGCGATCCTAGACGCTGCCGCCCTAGGCTTTCTAGGCATGGGCGCCCAGCCGCCGACACCCGAATGGGGCACCATGCTCGCCGAGTCCCGTGAATTCATCTCGCGTGCGTGGTGGGTCGTGACTTTCCCGGGTCTTGCCATCCTCATCACCGTTCTTGCCATCAACCTGATGGGCGACGGCCTGCGCGATGCGCTTGACCCCAAACTGAAGAGGTCGTGA
- a CDS encoding LysR family transcriptional regulator, with translation MNWDDVRIFLAVARTGQILAASKRLGLNHATLSRRLTSLEEALKTRLFIRRTNGCELTAEGGVFLHAAERMETEMLAAQANLGHTDTAIAGTVRIGAPDGFGVSFLAPRMGGLIERHPELKIQLVPVPRSFSLSQREADIAITLERPGQGRLVSSKLTDYTLGLYASRDYIASHGIPRDVEALKAHPRIGYVEDLIFTASLNFSGEVMRSWDASFEISTAIGQTEAVRSGAGIGILHDYIARQYPELQRILPDISIRRAYWTTYHETARDLVRVRSVVDFLQELVSAERQIFL, from the coding sequence ATGAACTGGGACGATGTTCGCATTTTCCTCGCCGTCGCCCGCACCGGGCAGATCCTTGCCGCTTCGAAGCGATTGGGGCTCAACCACGCCACACTCTCACGACGGCTGACATCGCTCGAAGAAGCACTGAAGACGCGGCTTTTCATCCGCCGCACGAATGGCTGCGAACTGACGGCCGAAGGAGGGGTCTTCCTGCACGCCGCCGAGCGGATGGAAACCGAAATGCTCGCCGCGCAGGCCAATCTCGGCCACACCGACACGGCCATTGCCGGGACGGTGCGCATCGGGGCGCCTGATGGATTCGGCGTCTCCTTTCTGGCGCCGCGCATGGGCGGATTGATCGAACGCCACCCGGAGCTGAAGATCCAGCTGGTGCCAGTGCCGCGCTCCTTCTCGCTGTCGCAGCGCGAGGCGGATATTGCGATTACGCTGGAACGTCCCGGACAGGGCCGACTCGTCTCGTCGAAGCTCACCGACTATACGCTCGGCCTTTATGCCTCGCGCGACTATATCGCCTCCCACGGCATACCCCGCGATGTCGAGGCGCTGAAGGCGCATCCGCGCATCGGTTATGTCGAGGACCTGATCTTCACCGCATCGCTGAATTTCTCCGGCGAGGTGATGCGAAGTTGGGATGCGAGCTTCGAGATCTCGACGGCGATCGGCCAGACGGAGGCGGTCCGATCCGGCGCCGGCATTGGCATCCTGCACGATTACATCGCCCGGCAGTATCCGGAGCTCCAGCGCATCCTGCCTGATATTTCGATCCGCCGCGCCTACTGGACGACCTATCACGAAACCGCGCGCGACCTCGTGCGCGTGCGCAGTGTCGTCGACTTCCTGCAGGAACTCGTCAGCGCCGAGCGGCAGATCTTCCTATAA
- a CDS encoding NAD(P)/FAD-dependent oxidoreductase, which produces MTKNAIVLGAGIVGVSTAIHLQRRGRQVTLIDRKDPGSETSFGNAGLIQREGVAPYGFPQQLGLLLRYALNNEIDAHYHLSALPSQLAFLARYWWNSNARRHAVITRAYAPLIENSVAEHKDLIEASQAQALIRKDGWIKIFRTEATRDEALAEAALWQSEFGVTYDSLTSADIARIEPDMTVRFAGGIRWRDPWSVLDPHALTAAYRGYFESLGGRFVTGDAASLGQFGAGWKIMTGEGPLEADDAVLALGPWAAVATRRLGYSFPLGVKRGYHMHYAAKGNAVLNNWVLDAERGYLLAPMNRGIRLTTGAEFATLDAPKTPVQLDRAEAVARTIFPLGGRLDPEPWMGARPCTPDMMPVIGKAPRHQGLWFAFGHAHHGLTLGPVTGRVLAELITGETPFIDISAYSPQRFKP; this is translated from the coding sequence ATGACCAAGAACGCAATCGTGCTCGGCGCCGGTATCGTCGGGGTGTCAACGGCAATTCATCTTCAGCGGCGCGGCCGGCAGGTGACGCTGATCGATCGGAAGGATCCGGGCAGCGAAACCTCCTTCGGCAATGCCGGCCTGATCCAGCGCGAAGGCGTCGCGCCCTACGGCTTTCCCCAGCAACTCGGCCTGTTGCTGCGTTATGCACTCAACAACGAAATCGATGCCCATTATCATCTCAGTGCCTTGCCAAGCCAGCTCGCCTTTCTTGCCCGTTACTGGTGGAACTCGAATGCCCGGCGCCACGCGGTCATCACACGGGCCTATGCGCCGCTGATCGAAAACTCTGTTGCCGAGCACAAGGACCTGATCGAGGCCTCGCAGGCGCAGGCGCTGATCCGCAAGGACGGCTGGATTAAGATCTTCCGCACCGAGGCGACGCGCGACGAGGCGCTCGCCGAGGCCGCCCTTTGGCAGAGCGAATTCGGCGTGACCTATGACAGCCTGACGTCCGCCGATATCGCCCGTATCGAACCCGATATGACCGTCCGTTTCGCCGGCGGTATCCGCTGGCGCGATCCCTGGTCGGTGCTCGATCCGCATGCGCTGACAGCGGCCTATCGCGGCTATTTCGAGAGCCTCGGCGGCCGGTTCGTCACCGGTGACGCCGCTTCGCTCGGCCAGTTCGGCGCCGGCTGGAAGATCATGACCGGGGAAGGCCCACTCGAAGCGGACGATGCAGTCCTCGCGCTCGGGCCGTGGGCGGCCGTCGCGACGCGCCGGCTAGGCTATTCCTTTCCGCTCGGCGTCAAGCGCGGCTATCACATGCATTATGCCGCCAAGGGCAATGCCGTGCTCAACAACTGGGTGCTCGATGCCGAACGGGGTTATTTGCTGGCGCCGATGAACCGCGGCATTCGCCTGACGACGGGGGCGGAGTTCGCAACGCTCGACGCCCCGAAGACGCCGGTGCAGCTCGACCGGGCCGAAGCCGTGGCGCGCACGATCTTCCCCCTCGGAGGCAGGCTCGATCCCGAACCCTGGATGGGCGCGCGCCCGTGCACGCCCGACATGATGCCTGTCATCGGCAAAGCACCGCGCCATCAGGGCCTATGGTTTGCTTTCGGCCACGCCCATCACGGGCTGACGCTCGGGCCGGTGACCGGCCGCGTGCTTGCAGAACTCATCACCGGCGAGACGCCGTTCATCGACATCTCGGCCTATTCGCCGCAGCGATTCAAGCCGTAA
- a CDS encoding ABC transporter substrate-binding protein has protein sequence MKKISVMLAATALISVMATSAWSKTLVYCSEGSPEGFDPSLYTAGTTFDASSRTVYSRLVEFKHGGTEIEPGLADSWSVSADGKEYTFKLHPGVKFQTTDFFTPTRDFNADDVVFSFERQLKSDNPWNKYVEGGSYEYAAGMGFPELIKSVEKVDDLTVKFTLNHPEAPFLADLAMDFASIVSKEYADKLAADGKMAQLNQQPLGTGPFTFVAYQPDAVIRYKANETYFKGKEKIDDLVFAITSDAAVRAQKLKAGECHLIPYPNAADVAELKKDENLTVLEQPGLNVSYLAYNTQMAPFDKPEVRRALNMAINKQAIVDAVFQGAATVAKNPIPPTMWSYNDAVEDDKYDPDAAKKALADAGVKDLSMKVWAMPVSRPYMLNARRAAELIQADFAKVGVKVEIVTHEWAEYLKLSSDVKRDGAVILGWTGDNGDPDNFMDTLLGCDAVGGNNRAQWCNKEYDDLMTKAKLTADVGERTKAYEQAQLIFKKEAPWATLDHSLVFVPMSKKVSGFHMDPLGIHRFDGVDVSE, from the coding sequence ATGAAAAAGATCTCTGTCATGCTGGCAGCGACGGCCCTGATTTCGGTCATGGCGACGTCGGCCTGGTCCAAGACCCTTGTTTATTGCTCCGAGGGTTCGCCGGAAGGTTTCGACCCGAGCCTCTATACGGCAGGCACGACTTTCGACGCCTCGTCGCGCACGGTCTATAGCCGTCTCGTCGAATTCAAGCATGGCGGCACCGAGATCGAGCCCGGCCTGGCCGACAGCTGGAGCGTTTCGGCCGACGGCAAGGAATACACCTTCAAGCTTCATCCCGGCGTCAAGTTCCAGACCACCGACTTCTTCACGCCGACGCGCGATTTCAACGCCGACGACGTCGTGTTCTCCTTCGAGCGCCAGCTGAAATCCGACAATCCCTGGAACAAGTATGTCGAGGGCGGCTCCTACGAATATGCGGCTGGCATGGGCTTCCCGGAACTGATCAAGTCAGTCGAGAAGGTCGATGACCTCACGGTCAAGTTCACGCTCAACCATCCCGAAGCGCCGTTCTTGGCCGACCTCGCCATGGATTTCGCCTCGATCGTCTCCAAGGAATATGCCGACAAGCTCGCGGCCGACGGCAAGATGGCGCAGCTGAACCAGCAGCCGCTCGGCACCGGCCCCTTCACCTTCGTCGCCTATCAGCCGGATGCCGTCATCCGCTACAAGGCGAACGAAACCTATTTCAAGGGCAAGGAAAAGATCGACGATCTGGTTTTCGCCATCACCTCTGATGCCGCCGTCCGTGCCCAGAAGCTGAAGGCCGGCGAATGCCACCTGATCCCCTATCCGAATGCCGCCGACGTTGCCGAACTGAAGAAGGATGAAAATCTGACGGTTCTGGAGCAGCCTGGTCTCAACGTCAGCTACCTCGCCTACAACACGCAGATGGCGCCGTTCGACAAGCCGGAAGTGCGCCGCGCGCTCAATATGGCAATCAACAAGCAGGCGATCGTCGACGCCGTCTTCCAGGGGGCGGCCACCGTTGCCAAGAACCCGATCCCGCCGACCATGTGGTCCTATAACGATGCTGTCGAGGACGACAAGTACGATCCGGATGCCGCCAAGAAGGCTCTTGCCGACGCCGGCGTCAAGGATCTCAGCATGAAGGTCTGGGCGATGCCGGTTTCGCGTCCCTACATGTTGAACGCGCGCCGTGCCGCCGAACTGATCCAGGCCGACTTCGCCAAGGTCGGGGTCAAGGTCGAGATCGTCACGCATGAATGGGCCGAGTACCTGAAGCTCTCCTCCGACGTGAAGCGCGACGGCGCCGTCATTCTCGGCTGGACCGGCGACAACGGCGATCCCGATAACTTCATGGATACGCTGCTCGGCTGCGATGCCGTCGGCGGCAACAACCGCGCCCAGTGGTGCAACAAGGAATATGACGACCTGATGACCAAGGCCAAGCTCACCGCCGATGTCGGCGAGCGCACCAAGGCCTATGAGCAGGCGCAGCTGATCTTCAAGAAGGAAGCTCCCTGGGCAACCCTCGACCACTCGCTCGTCTTCGTTCCGATGAGCAAGAAGGTCTCTGGCTTCCATATGGACCCGCTCGGCATCCACCGTTTCGACGGCGTCGACGTATCCGAATAA
- a CDS encoding putative quinol monooxygenase: protein MSPIPVVRMAELEIAPETLESYCALLTEEIEAAVALEEGVLSLSAVSLRDNPNRIRILEVYASQKAYEAHLRTPHFLKYKSATEGMVRSLAPIDVDPIIMRAKS, encoded by the coding sequence ATGAGCCCGATACCTGTCGTGCGAATGGCGGAACTGGAGATCGCTCCGGAGACGCTTGAAAGCTATTGCGCGCTGCTTACCGAAGAAATCGAGGCCGCGGTCGCGCTGGAAGAGGGCGTTCTTTCGCTCAGCGCCGTCTCCCTCAGGGACAATCCAAACCGGATCCGCATTCTCGAAGTCTACGCAAGCCAGAAGGCCTATGAAGCGCATCTGCGCACGCCGCATTTTCTAAAATACAAGAGCGCGACAGAAGGCATGGTGCGATCGCTCGCGCCTATCGACGTCGACCCAATCATCATGCGTGCCAAGTCATGA
- a CDS encoding ABC transporter ATP-binding protein, with protein MPLLEIENLTVEFQTSSGLFRAVDGVSLTCDKGEILSVVGESGSGKSVAMLALMGLLPWTARITADRMQFDGQDLRGISGRQRRRIVGKDMAMIFQEPMSSLNPCFTVGFQLGETLRVHMGLNRKERRERSIELLRLVGIPAPEDRLSNFPHQMSGGMSQRVMIAMALACNPKLLIADEPTTALDVTIQAQILDLLVRLQKEQGMALVLITHDMGVVAETAERVQVQYAGQKVEEQPVKALFRDPHHPYTAALLAALPERAQVGQRLPSIAGVVPGQHGRPTGCLFAPRCGYATVECERGVVRQGPELGRALCNYPLKDGKPLGHPGVMRVETAGDLV; from the coding sequence ATGCCGCTCCTCGAAATCGAAAACCTGACGGTCGAATTCCAGACGTCATCCGGACTTTTCCGCGCCGTCGACGGCGTATCGCTGACGTGCGACAAGGGCGAGATCCTCTCGGTCGTCGGCGAATCCGGTTCGGGAAAATCCGTTGCCATGCTGGCCCTGATGGGCCTGCTGCCCTGGACCGCCAGGATCACCGCCGACCGCATGCAGTTCGACGGCCAGGATCTGCGCGGCATCTCAGGACGCCAGCGCCGCCGGATCGTCGGCAAGGACATGGCGATGATCTTCCAGGAGCCGATGTCGAGCCTGAATCCGTGCTTCACTGTCGGCTTCCAGCTGGGCGAGACGCTGCGCGTCCATATGGGTCTCAACCGCAAAGAGCGCCGCGAACGCTCGATCGAACTCTTGAGGCTCGTCGGCATTCCGGCGCCGGAAGACCGCCTTTCGAACTTCCCGCATCAGATGTCGGGCGGCATGAGCCAGCGTGTCATGATAGCCATGGCGCTCGCCTGCAACCCGAAGCTTCTCATCGCTGACGAGCCGACGACCGCGCTCGACGTGACGATCCAGGCGCAGATCCTCGATCTGCTCGTGCGCCTGCAGAAGGAGCAGGGCATGGCGCTGGTGCTGATCACTCACGACATGGGCGTCGTCGCCGAAACCGCCGAGCGCGTACAGGTGCAATATGCCGGCCAGAAGGTCGAGGAGCAGCCGGTCAAGGCGCTGTTCCGTGATCCGCACCATCCCTATACGGCGGCCCTGCTTGCCGCCTTGCCGGAACGCGCCCAAGTCGGCCAGCGGCTTCCCTCGATTGCCGGCGTCGTTCCCGGCCAGCACGGCCGTCCGACGGGCTGTCTGTTCGCGCCGCGCTGCGGCTATGCCACGGTCGAATGCGAGCGCGGCGTCGTACGTCAGGGGCCTGAACTCGGGCGGGCGCTGTGCAACTATCCATTGAAGGACGGCAAGCCGCTGGGCCATCCCGGTGTCATGCGCGTTGAAACTGCAGGAGACCTGGTGTGA
- the rirA gene encoding iron-responsive transcriptional regulator RirA, whose translation MRLTKQTNYAVRMLMYCAANEGQLSRIPEIAKAYGVSELFLFKILQPLNKAGLVETVRGRNGGVRLGKPAAEITLFDVVRVTEDSFAMAECFEDDGMVECPLVDSCGLNSALRKALNAFFAVLSEYTIDDLVKARPQINFLLGITGEHEYRKPAVVAPAA comes from the coding sequence ATGCGGTTGACGAAGCAGACCAACTATGCGGTTCGCATGTTGATGTATTGTGCTGCCAACGAAGGGCAGCTGAGCCGGATCCCGGAGATCGCCAAGGCCTATGGTGTTTCCGAACTCTTTCTTTTCAAGATTCTCCAGCCGCTGAACAAGGCGGGGCTGGTGGAGACAGTGCGCGGCCGCAATGGCGGTGTGCGCTTGGGCAAGCCGGCGGCCGAGATCACGCTCTTCGACGTTGTTCGGGTTACGGAAGACAGTTTCGCCATGGCCGAATGTTTCGAGGATGACGGCATGGTCGAATGCCCGCTGGTCGACAGCTGCGGACTGAATTCGGCGCTGCGCAAGGCGCTCAACGCCTTCTTCGCCGTGCTGTCGGAATATACAATCGACGATCTCGTCAAGGCGCGTCCGCAGATCAATTTCCTTCTCGGAATTACTGGCGAGCACGAATACCGCAAGCCCGCGGTCGTCGCTCCCGCCGCCTGA
- a CDS encoding gluconokinase, with product MPDQRMNRPHAIIVMGVSGCGKSSVGEKLAKALRLDFVEGDALHPASNVEKMSKGIPLTDEDRMPWLDLIGERMQGSLEKGEGIIVSCSALKRIYRDRLRAAAGNLFFVYLEGSKALLTKRMGERKGHFMPVSLLESQLATLEVPTGEAGVVTVDIDDTIDGIAATALRGLSTLGVTA from the coding sequence ATGCCGGATCAGCGGATGAACAGACCCCACGCGATCATCGTCATGGGGGTCAGTGGCTGCGGCAAGTCGTCGGTCGGCGAGAAGCTCGCCAAGGCCTTGCGCCTTGACTTCGTCGAAGGCGATGCGCTTCATCCGGCTTCCAATGTCGAGAAAATGTCGAAGGGCATTCCGCTGACCGATGAGGATCGGATGCCCTGGCTCGACCTTATCGGCGAACGGATGCAGGGATCGCTGGAAAAAGGCGAGGGCATCATCGTCTCCTGCTCGGCGCTGAAGCGCATCTATCGCGACCGGCTGAGGGCTGCTGCCGGCAATCTGTTCTTCGTCTACCTCGAAGGCTCCAAGGCGCTGCTGACCAAGCGCATGGGCGAGCGTAAGGGCCATTTCATGCCGGTCTCGCTGCTTGAAAGTCAGTTGGCGACGCTTGAGGTGCCGACCGGTGAGGCGGGCGTCGTCACCGTCGATATCGACGACACGATCGACGGCATCGCTGCAACGGCTCTCAGAGGTCTCTCGACCCTCGGCGTTACGGCTTGA
- a CDS encoding CoA-acylating methylmalonate-semialdehyde dehydrogenase: MREIGHFIGGKHVAGTSGRVSNVYNPATGEVQATVALASVEELRAAVENAKAAQPKWGATNPQRRARVFFKFVELLNKHMDELAEMLSKEHGKTIEDAKGDVIRGLEVCEFVCGIPHLAKGEFTEGAGPAIDMYSLRQPVGIGAGITPFNFPGMIPMWMFAPAIACGNAFILKPSERDPSLPIRLAELMIEAGLPAGILNVVNGDKGAVDAILTDPDIGAVSFVGSTPIARYVYGTAAMNGKRAQCFGGAKNHMIIMPDADMDQAVNALMGAGYGSAGERCMAISVAVPVGEETANRLVEKLTPKIESLRIGPYTDDKADMGPLVTKDAYNRVRGLIDRGIEEGAKLVVDGRDFKLQGYEDGYFVGGCLFDHVTPEMDIYKTEIFGPVLSVVRAQNYEEALSLPMKHEYGNGVAIFTRDGDAARDFASRVNIGMIGINVPIPVPLAYHSFGGWKASSFGDLNQHGTDSIKFWTKTKTVTARWPSGIKSGAEFVMPTMK, translated from the coding sequence ATGCGTGAGATCGGTCATTTCATCGGCGGCAAGCATGTTGCCGGCACCAGCGGCCGCGTGAGCAATGTTTACAATCCGGCAACCGGCGAAGTGCAGGCGACGGTCGCGCTCGCAAGCGTCGAGGAACTGCGCGCCGCCGTCGAGAACGCCAAGGCCGCGCAGCCGAAATGGGGTGCCACCAATCCGCAGCGCCGCGCCCGCGTCTTCTTCAAGTTCGTCGAACTCCTGAACAAGCACATGGACGAGCTTGCCGAAATGCTCTCCAAGGAGCACGGCAAGACGATCGAGGACGCCAAGGGCGATGTCATTCGCGGCCTCGAAGTCTGCGAATTCGTCTGCGGCATCCCGCATCTCGCCAAGGGCGAATTCACCGAGGGTGCGGGTCCGGCAATCGACATGTATTCGCTCCGCCAGCCGGTCGGCATCGGCGCCGGCATCACGCCCTTCAACTTCCCCGGCATGATCCCGATGTGGATGTTCGCGCCGGCGATCGCCTGCGGCAACGCCTTTATCCTGAAGCCCTCCGAGCGTGATCCCTCCCTGCCGATCCGCCTCGCCGAACTGATGATCGAGGCCGGACTGCCGGCCGGCATCCTCAACGTCGTCAACGGCGACAAGGGTGCGGTCGATGCCATCCTCACCGATCCAGATATCGGCGCCGTCTCCTTCGTCGGCTCGACGCCGATCGCCCGCTACGTCTACGGCACTGCGGCGATGAACGGCAAGCGCGCCCAGTGCTTCGGCGGCGCCAAGAACCACATGATCATCATGCCCGATGCCGATATGGACCAGGCCGTCAACGCGCTGATGGGCGCAGGCTACGGTTCGGCCGGCGAACGCTGCATGGCGATTTCGGTTGCAGTTCCGGTCGGCGAGGAGACCGCCAACCGCCTCGTCGAGAAGCTGACGCCGAAGATCGAATCGCTGCGCATCGGCCCTTACACCGACGACAAGGCCGACATGGGTCCGCTCGTTACCAAGGACGCCTATAACCGTGTTCGCGGCCTGATCGACCGCGGCATCGAAGAGGGCGCCAAGCTCGTCGTCGACGGCCGCGACTTCAAGCTCCAGGGCTATGAAGACGGCTATTTTGTCGGCGGCTGCCTGTTCGATCATGTCACGCCCGAGATGGACATCTACAAGACCGAGATCTTCGGGCCTGTCCTTTCCGTCGTTCGCGCCCAGAACTACGAGGAAGCGCTGTCGCTGCCGATGAAGCACGAGTACGGCAATGGCGTCGCGATCTTCACCCGTGACGGCGACGCCGCCCGCGACTTCGCCTCGCGCGTCAATATCGGCATGATCGGCATCAACGTTCCGATCCCGGTTCCGCTTGCCTATCACTCCTTCGGCGGCTGGAAGGCATCGAGCTTCGGCGACCTCAACCAGCACGGCACGGATTCGATCAAGTTCTGGACGAAGACCAAGACCGTCACCGCCCGCTGGCCCTCCGGCATCAAGAGCGGCGCCGAATTCGTCATGCCGACAATGAAATAA
- a CDS encoding peptide ABC transporter ATP-binding protein: MTSAVLEGRDLARFYTVNRGLFKGDATVKALNGVSFSLHSGKTLAVVGESGCGKSTLARLVTMIEDPTAGELLIDGKPARIGDRSLRSQVQIVFQNPYGSLNPRQKVGAILEEPLKINTDLDASARRRKVEEMMARVGLRPEHHGRYPHMFSGGQRQRIAIARALMLRPKVLVLDEPVSALDLSIQAQVLNLLMDLQKEMGLAYLFISHGLSVVHHIADEVMVMYLGRPIETGPAAEVFARPRHPYTAALLSATPVADPERAKNRIRLQGELPSPLKPPSGCHFNPRCWKAQDYCRQVSPELSGEGAQQYACHFPLD, translated from the coding sequence GTGACCAGCGCTGTTCTCGAGGGCAGGGACCTCGCCCGTTTCTACACCGTCAACCGCGGTCTTTTCAAAGGCGACGCCACCGTCAAGGCGCTGAACGGCGTCAGCTTCAGCCTCCATTCCGGCAAGACGCTTGCCGTCGTCGGCGAATCCGGCTGTGGCAAGTCGACGCTCGCTCGTCTGGTCACCATGATCGAGGATCCGACGGCCGGCGAGTTGCTGATCGACGGCAAGCCCGCGCGTATCGGCGACCGCAGCCTGCGCAGCCAGGTGCAGATCGTCTTCCAGAATCCCTACGGCTCGCTCAACCCGCGCCAGAAGGTCGGTGCGATCCTGGAAGAGCCGCTGAAGATCAATACCGATCTCGATGCCAGTGCCCGCCGCCGCAAGGTGGAGGAGATGATGGCCCGTGTCGGGCTGCGCCCGGAGCATCATGGCCGCTACCCCCATATGTTCTCCGGCGGCCAGCGCCAGCGTATCGCCATTGCCCGCGCGCTGATGCTGCGGCCGAAGGTGCTGGTGCTCGACGAACCGGTTTCGGCCCTCGACCTGTCGATCCAGGCGCAGGTGCTGAACCTGTTGATGGACCTGCAGAAGGAGATGGGTCTTGCCTATCTCTTCATCTCGCACGGCCTCTCCGTCGTCCATCACATCGCCGACGAGGTGATGGTGATGTATCTCGGCCGCCCGATCGAAACCGGTCCCGCCGCCGAAGTATTCGCCCGCCCGCGCCATCCCTATACGGCAGCCCTGCTGTCGGCGACGCCCGTCGCCGACCCGGAACGCGCCAAGAACCGGATCCGCCTGCAAGGCGAACTGCCGTCGCCGCTGAAGCCGCCGTCCGGTTGCCACTTCAATCCGCGCTGCTGGAAGGCGCAGGACTATTGTCGTCAGGTTTCTCCCGAATTAAGTGGAGAAGGCGCACAGCAATATGCCTGTCATTTCCCGCTCGACTGA
- a CDS encoding ABC transporter permease subunit, which translates to MLRFFIGRLAVLIPTFLGVSLIAFSFIRLLPGDPVMLLSGERVMAPERHAQIMHDLGFDRPMYVQYFDYLGKVLQGDLGTSIVTKRPVLGEFLTLFPATLELSFCAIILAVCLGVPAGVFAAVKRGTWFDQSVMGVALIGYSMPIFWWGLLLIIFFSGYLGWTPVSGRISLMYFFKPVTGFMLIDSLLSGQKGAFASAVSYLILPTIVLATIPLAVIARQTRSAMLEVLGEDYVRTARSKGLKPLRVVGVHALRNAMIPVITTIGLQIGVLLAGAILTETIFSWPGIGKWMVDSVFKRDYAVVQGGLLLIAGVIMLVNLIVDVLYGFINPRIRH; encoded by the coding sequence ATGTTGCGTTTTTTCATCGGCCGCCTTGCGGTGCTGATCCCGACATTTCTCGGCGTTTCCCTGATTGCCTTCTCGTTCATCCGCCTGCTGCCCGGAGATCCCGTCATGCTGCTCTCGGGCGAACGCGTCATGGCGCCGGAGCGGCACGCCCAAATTATGCACGATCTCGGTTTCGACCGGCCCATGTATGTGCAGTATTTCGACTATCTCGGAAAAGTCCTGCAGGGCGATCTCGGCACCTCGATCGTCACCAAGCGGCCCGTCCTCGGCGAATTCCTAACGCTGTTTCCGGCGACGTTGGAACTTTCCTTCTGCGCCATCATCCTCGCCGTCTGTCTTGGCGTGCCCGCCGGCGTCTTTGCCGCCGTCAAGCGAGGCACGTGGTTCGATCAGAGCGTAATGGGTGTTGCCCTAATCGGCTATTCCATGCCGATTTTCTGGTGGGGCCTGCTGCTGATCATCTTCTTCTCCGGCTATCTCGGCTGGACACCGGTTTCCGGCCGCATCTCGCTGATGTATTTCTTCAAGCCGGTTACCGGTTTTATGCTGATCGACAGCTTGCTGTCCGGCCAGAAGGGCGCCTTCGCCTCGGCCGTCAGCTATCTCATTCTGCCGACGATCGTACTGGCCACGATCCCGCTCGCCGTCATCGCCCGCCAAACGCGCTCGGCCATGCTCGAGGTTCTTGGTGAGGACTATGTCCGCACGGCGCGCTCCAAGGGCCTGAAGCCGCTGCGCGTCGTCGGCGTGCATGCGCTGCGCAACGCGATGATCCCCGTCATCACCACGATCGGCTTGCAGATCGGCGTTCTCCTTGCCGGCGCCATCCTCACCGAGACGATCTTCTCCTGGCCGGGCATCGGCAAGTGGATGGTCGATTCGGTGTTCAAGCGCGATTACGCGGTGGTGCAGGGCGGTCTTCTGCTGATCGCCGGCGTCATCATGCTGGTCAACCTGATTGTTGACGTCCTCTACGGCTTCATCAATCCGCGCATTCGTCACTAG